A genome region from Bacteroidota bacterium includes the following:
- a CDS encoding class I SAM-dependent methyltransferase: MFFRKFLPGNLKRKIHKKIYNNYQERAQERGVKIRFINLGYADSPGYPGDRIKGNDFNDREYDNAQLYFQLLKEIDLRNKDVLEIGCGAGGGCELIAEHFLPKSIAGIDLSDGLINENKKKYKNQKIIFSQGNAEQLPYADNSMDIVINVESSHCYPSRQSFVRETKRVLRPGGFFCYADLMDQKDMIQMEEYTKENFGVMVKRNISRNVVLAIDKLKTRKDVSRKKNDRWFLTRVLRNIFFVTPDSDSYKKLQQGKVIYVMIVARKPDN, translated from the coding sequence ATGTTCTTTCGGAAATTTCTTCCCGGAAACCTAAAAAGAAAGATCCATAAAAAAATTTACAACAACTACCAGGAGCGTGCACAGGAGAGAGGTGTGAAGATCCGATTCATCAATCTTGGTTATGCCGATAGCCCCGGGTACCCGGGTGACAGAATAAAAGGAAATGATTTCAACGATCGCGAATACGATAATGCCCAATTGTATTTTCAGTTGCTGAAGGAAATAGACCTGCGCAATAAAGATGTATTGGAAATAGGATGCGGTGCTGGTGGAGGATGTGAATTGATCGCGGAACATTTCCTTCCTAAAAGTATTGCCGGTATCGATCTGTCGGATGGACTTATCAATGAGAACAAAAAGAAATACAAAAATCAAAAAATAATTTTCAGCCAGGGAAATGCGGAGCAATTACCTTATGCAGATAACAGCATGGATATTGTGATCAACGTCGAATCCTCACACTGCTATCCATCGCGGCAAAGTTTTGTGAGGGAAACAAAGCGAGTGCTCCGCCCCGGAGGATTTTTCTGCTACGCCGATCTCATGGATCAGAAAGACATGATACAAATGGAAGAATACACAAAAGAAAATTTCGGGGTCATGGTAAAAAGAAATATCAGTCGGAACGTGGTCCTGGCGATCGATAAATTAAAGACAAGGAAAGATGTGAGCAGGAAAAAAAACGATCGGTGGTTCTTAACCCGGGTGCTTCGGAATATTTTTTTCGTTACTCCCGATTCGGATTCTTATAAAAAACTTCAGCAGGGAAAAGTAATTTATGTAATGATCGTTGCCCGGAAACCGGATAACTGA
- a CDS encoding SMI1/KNR4 family protein: MIKENLQFRIELVNNPRSPESDKFARDFVHSLGLKTHSGTWSNIELDSPRIDDFISESKNLIKNNYARFNGFCGLAQYIIEDEQTNSEWYELSPGKSMSIAEYGEIITCKADRMPPGIHIASGWSYNVYVSEKFKDAVQANQLTGLDFIWLKDTGRFKSLQWFLPVILNPLGRGIDHPWFDRKTLKGSGSNQPLNSQFRCGVNHFSSGQIKTNIVLDDKRREIIDLFDKEHFFIVSYKTYLKKFLPSCDFAFIWHQEDEKRKSDGFIHKQRSLCVNKKAKDILLKTKLISESELYPIRIIEDAGDAEILDGKGDLPTPFFTYSNITLEGLKKKLDVEWEKYTRKVRPEKILKLKDVLKLLVKDKKNRPEDFHKRLSEKELMASKAELPGGWIEILKKTNGVCLNAECTLVPYSEINKFSEEKKTDSDNVWEDYPENYPRNLIHVAYSINGDWYSLTLNTDSQIDSKVLRISHEECQPIEEWGTIAEFLFDMLTGDYD, translated from the coding sequence ATGATAAAAGAAAATTTACAATTCAGAATTGAGCTCGTCAATAATCCGCGTAGTCCCGAGAGCGATAAGTTTGCCCGCGACTTTGTGCATTCGCTGGGATTAAAAACACACAGCGGAACCTGGAGCAACATTGAGTTGGATTCACCGAGAATAGATGATTTCATTTCCGAATCAAAAAATTTGATTAAAAATAATTATGCCCGGTTCAATGGATTTTGTGGCCTTGCACAATATATAATCGAGGATGAGCAAACCAATTCAGAATGGTATGAATTGAGCCCGGGCAAGAGTATGTCCATCGCTGAGTACGGAGAGATCATTACCTGTAAAGCGGATAGAATGCCTCCAGGAATTCATATTGCCTCTGGTTGGTCTTACAATGTTTATGTTTCAGAAAAATTTAAAGACGCTGTACAAGCTAATCAACTTACCGGGCTTGATTTCATCTGGCTGAAAGATACCGGGCGATTTAAATCTCTTCAATGGTTTCTGCCTGTTATTCTGAATCCGCTGGGACGTGGAATAGATCATCCATGGTTTGACAGAAAAACTTTAAAGGGTTCCGGTTCAAATCAGCCACTGAATTCTCAATTCAGATGTGGCGTTAATCATTTTTCATCCGGGCAGATCAAAACAAATATTGTTCTGGATGATAAACGCCGTGAAATAATTGACCTCTTTGATAAGGAGCATTTTTTTATCGTGTCATATAAAACTTACCTGAAAAAATTTCTTCCTTCTTGCGATTTTGCTTTTATTTGGCACCAGGAAGATGAGAAAAGAAAATCTGACGGATTCATTCATAAACAGAGAAGTTTATGTGTCAATAAGAAAGCAAAGGACATATTACTTAAAACAAAATTGATCAGCGAAAGTGAATTGTACCCGATCAGAATAATTGAAGATGCCGGAGACGCAGAAATACTGGACGGGAAAGGAGATTTGCCAACACCTTTTTTCACTTATTCGAATATTACTTTAGAAGGCCTGAAAAAGAAGCTGGATGTGGAATGGGAAAAATATACACGGAAGGTCCGCCCTGAAAAAATTCTGAAACTGAAGGATGTGCTGAAACTGCTCGTGAAAGATAAAAAAAACAGGCCGGAAGATTTTCACAAACGGCTTTCTGAAAAAGAACTGATGGCTTCTAAAGCAGAACTCCCTGGAGGCTGGATCGAAATCCTGAAAAAAACGAATGGAGTTTGTCTTAACGCGGAATGTACGCTGGTACCCTACAGTGAGATCAATAAATTCAGCGAAGAGAAAAAAACAGATTCCGATAACGTTTGGGAAGATTATCCCGAAAATTATCCGCGGAATTTGATTCACGTTGCTTACAGCATTAATGGAGACTGGTATTCTTTGACATTAAATACAGATTCACAAATTGATTCTAAAGTTTTAAGAATTAGTCACGAAGAATGTCAGCCTATTGAAGAATGGGGAACGATAGCCGAATTTTTATTTGACATGCTGACTGGCGACTACGATTGA
- a CDS encoding OmpA family protein, with the protein MKTIFRGKKIFRFIFTNLFFIFLLSFAFAQTKTKLTIHFESDSYTLTGQAQKSIDSVLRVRSFAGANCRISIVGFTDSTGDLEHNKQLSNQRSLTTADYFKSKGFSRTEYSGKASYNAVGNNSTEKGKYLNRRVEITFTQTSVELNKIGNVEPEDEKYKIDATQDRVIVEKSGTQLIIPANAFVDQNGNPVTGEIEISYREYRDAADFILADMPMNIPEHGTQQPFNSAGMFRIEATQNGQPLELAAGKNIDLNYAMEQDLPDMNLYKFDTIANQWKPMEQITDQNGNNVGAHNDAHGMRVCGWMGDQKTCLMGDDQGIIYIADAGIRYADSPEIISAEMKTYDSLTTKKSECYAALGYNKSQILFDNIHLDTLRQHKDRITHHYKIKKVSTGKGKTVFEIKCFADKNNEFTPVKKISWEYPSEDMTSLNDSIFKKKWDECMIMFNESNNDYEIYMKDNITGAATEIKDVNMVFPDKVKKKKFQQKEMETFSVYDSAYTVYANELAVIQFKHDSLIRNDMALQRKIDSLDKILSMIPEVKFPGNDSLFCFWSLSREYMSPEETKMTFSKWFEYFDANKPMMAKRYAALKKSKKYAEALQLLKERKDAEVQFEKARKLAEQKLEKTKAEQEKNNDTDQTKKSELNNFMVIGGSESNMKKGEDLNNEKTIFRSLSISSMGVYNYDQISRFRSPIVTVDAAYQDENKKPLNIILMYIADSSFNGIMRYDGLEGMTPQVFNYSASSRTTMIAFDENFTAYTFTSEQFAKINPGNGTISYTFTLKKMKNVNSHAELEQAL; encoded by the coding sequence ATGAAAACTATTTTTCGCGGAAAGAAAATATTCCGTTTTATTTTTACCAACTTGTTTTTTATTTTTTTGCTTTCGTTCGCGTTCGCGCAGACCAAAACAAAACTCACCATTCACTTCGAGTCGGATTCCTACACGCTCACCGGCCAGGCGCAGAAAAGTATTGATTCGGTTCTCCGCGTGCGATCGTTCGCGGGTGCGAATTGCAGAATTTCCATTGTGGGATTTACCGACAGTACCGGCGATCTCGAACACAACAAACAACTTTCCAATCAGCGTTCACTAACTACTGCTGATTATTTTAAATCGAAAGGATTTTCGCGGACAGAATATTCCGGCAAAGCTTCCTACAACGCCGTTGGGAATAATTCTACCGAAAAGGGAAAATATCTGAATCGCCGGGTAGAAATTACTTTCACACAAACGTCTGTAGAATTGAATAAGATCGGGAATGTGGAACCGGAAGATGAAAAATATAAAATTGATGCAACGCAGGATCGTGTGATCGTGGAAAAGTCGGGAACGCAACTGATCATTCCGGCGAATGCATTCGTTGACCAAAACGGAAATCCTGTAACCGGCGAAATTGAAATTTCTTATCGCGAGTATCGTGACGCTGCTGATTTTATTCTTGCGGATATGCCCATGAATATTCCTGAACACGGAACACAACAACCGTTCAACTCGGCAGGAATGTTCCGCATAGAAGCAACGCAGAACGGGCAACCGCTGGAACTTGCCGCAGGAAAAAATATCGATCTCAATTATGCGATGGAGCAGGATCTTCCGGACATGAATCTTTACAAATTCGACACGATCGCAAATCAATGGAAACCGATGGAGCAGATCACCGATCAGAATGGAAATAATGTGGGCGCGCACAATGATGCACATGGCATGCGCGTATGCGGGTGGATGGGTGATCAGAAAACCTGCCTGATGGGCGATGACCAGGGAATAATTTACATTGCCGATGCAGGAATTCGTTATGCGGATAGCCCGGAAATAATTTCGGCTGAAATGAAAACGTATGATTCTTTGACAACGAAAAAGAGCGAATGTTATGCTGCGCTCGGTTATAATAAAAGCCAGATACTGTTTGATAATATTCATCTCGATACATTGCGCCAGCACAAAGACCGGATCACGCATCATTACAAAATAAAAAAAGTGAGTACGGGCAAAGGCAAAACTGTTTTTGAAATAAAATGTTTTGCAGATAAGAACAATGAGTTCACACCGGTCAAAAAAATCTCCTGGGAATATCCTTCGGAAGACATGACTTCGTTGAATGATTCTATTTTCAAAAAGAAATGGGATGAGTGCATGATCATGTTCAACGAGTCGAATAATGATTATGAAATTTACATGAAGGATAATATTACCGGTGCTGCAACAGAGATCAAGGACGTGAATATGGTTTTCCCTGATAAAGTGAAGAAGAAAAAATTCCAGCAGAAAGAAATGGAAACATTCAGTGTTTATGATTCTGCATACACGGTTTATGCAAATGAACTTGCGGTGATACAGTTCAAACACGATTCGCTGATCAGGAACGACATGGCGCTGCAGCGCAAGATCGATTCGCTCGACAAAATACTTTCCATGATCCCTGAAGTGAAATTTCCCGGCAACGATTCGCTTTTCTGTTTCTGGTCGCTGAGCCGCGAGTACATGAGCCCGGAAGAAACAAAAATGACTTTCAGCAAGTGGTTTGAATATTTCGATGCAAATAAACCGATGATGGCCAAACGATATGCTGCATTGAAGAAATCAAAAAAATATGCCGAAGCTTTACAATTGTTGAAGGAGAGAAAAGATGCGGAAGTGCAATTTGAAAAAGCCAGGAAACTGGCGGAACAAAAATTGGAGAAAACAAAAGCAGAGCAGGAAAAAAACAATGACACCGATCAAACCAAAAAAAGTGAACTGAATAATTTTATGGTCATTGGCGGATCGGAATCGAATATGAAAAAAGGAGAAGACCTGAATAATGAGAAAACAATTTTCCGTTCGCTTTCCATTTCGAGTATGGGCGTTTACAATTACGACCAGATTTCCCGCTTCAGATCGCCCATCGTAACCGTGGATGCGGCGTACCAGGATGAAAATAAAAAACCGCTGAATATTATTTTGATGTACATCGCCGATTCCTCTTTCAATGGCATCATGCGTTATGATGGACTGGAAGGCATGACTCCGCAGGTATTCAATTACAGCGCATCGTCAAGAACAACGATGATCGCCTTCGATGAAAATTTTACGGCATACACTTTTACATCGGAACAATTCGCGAAAATAAATCCCGGGAATGGAACGATCTCCTATACTTTCACGCTGAAGAAAATGAAGAATGTGAATTCGCATGCAGAACTGGAGCAGGCGTTGTAG